In Ferrigenium kumadai, the DNA window CCCGTCGTTCCCGAGATAATGGATTTTCCCGTGCACAGGAAAGGCGCAGCAAAGTCCGCGCTCCCCTCGTTCTCTTCGCAGCCTTCTTGGGTACTCGCCGTGGGGTGCAGATATAACTCGGTTCCCGGCCCCAGCCCGGCCAGAGTCCCGTTGATGACCCCGAAATTATAATTGACGCCCCGCATGTAACCGTATTCTGTCTCGTATTTGCCCCCGCCAGTTTCGAACTGAACCCATTTTTCAGGATGTTGCGGATCCAAGGCACAGAGTCCAAGGGGAGCGATGTTGTTCATGAATCGTCCCGCCACGGCACTGCCATAAGTGCTGACGTTAAGGAGGTTCCAGATCCCTGCGAACCAGGTTCCCATGGCGCCGGTTTCGGTATCCACCTTGATGAAATACAGCCCAGCGGGCTGCACCTTCGCTTCAGCCACCGTCTTCCAGACCGATGAGTAAGGAGCCGCGCTGAAGTGGATGTTGCCGGACGGCAAGGCGACCTCTTCCCAGCCGAGAGCGCCCATGAACCTGTTGCGCTGAATGGAGTTATCGTTGCCATTGGCCGTCAGTTTCTGTGCCCAGACTACCGCCCTGTCGATACCGCCCTCGGTCCCGTTCAGCTCTTTCGCCCCGCTCAGCGCCGCCGCATCCGCCGCGTTCTGCTGCCCAGTCCTGGCGAGATAGAGATGCCCCAGGTCGATCACCAGGGCGAGGAAGCCGATGAACAATGCCAAACCGATGCCAACGACGACGGCGACTGCGCCGCTCTGCCGTTTTTTCAAGTTGGCTCCGATTTTCATTGGCTTCCCTTTCGGCTCAGCCTGTGCTTACTTCAGGGTCGTTCCGACGTTCATTATGCCGATGCCGCCGCTCGGCGCCGCAGCAGGCGTTTCGTAGGCCTTGTGGTAATTGTCTATGCTGGAGTTTGCCGCTTGGCCGTCGATGCCCGTCACCGGATTTCTGTTCTGGGATGCGTCGGGATTGATGACCTGCTGGGCCTTGGCCATGTTCGCGGCCTCGCCGAATTTTTCGTCCAGGCGAGGGGTGGTTGTGGCGGTGCAGCCGGCCAAAACAGCCACTGCCAGCAACCCGGCGCTCATTCCTTTGATCCATTCGCTTTTCATGATCGTCTCCTTATTCGTGAAACCTCTGGTCCGTCCCCCCTAGCCATCACGCAGCGAGAGAGAGGCAAGGGGCAGCCCCTGATGCAACTCCTGTGTCCGTAACCGGACAAGCCCTGGTTATCTCAGCGGCAGACGTTATTTCATCTGAAAGCCACCGGAGGCAGGAGCCTGTTCCGCGGGTGCAGCGGGAGCAGCCTGAGACTGAGACTCAGCCTTTGGCGAGCCTTCGAGCTTGCCCTCCAGCAGGTACTCGGCACGCGAGGGCTGGATATAGTTATCCGTCGGCAGGACATAATCAGGCGGCAACGGTTTCACCAAGCGCGGCGTAATGACGAACACCAGTTCGCTACGGTCGTGCACGAAACTGGTGCTGCGGAACAATGCGCCGATCACCGGCAGTTCGCCCAGGCCCGGGAATGCCGTGACGGTTGCCGTGACATTGCTCTTGATCAGGCCGCCGATGGCAAAGCTCTGGCCGTCATTCAACTGCACGGTAGTGGCGGAGCGACGGGTTGTGATCGTGGGCAGGAGCTGCGTGCCGACAGTGATATTTCTCCCCAGCTCGGAGACTTCCGGCGCCACCTTGAGATTGATGCGTCCGTCTTCCAGCACCGTCGGCGTGAATTTGAGCGCGACCCCGAAGTCTTTTTGCTCGAGGGTAATGGTGGATCCCCCTACGCCGACCTGCGGCACCGGGATGTAAATGCTGCCGCCGGCAAGAAACGAACCTTCCTGCCCGCTCATAGCCATGATGTTCGGCTCGGCCAATATCTTCACCAATCCGTCCTGTTTTGCGCCGTCCAGGGTCAGCGATTTCTGGGCATTGCCGAGAGTGATGGAGGCGGCGTTGGGTGTGGCGTTGGTTGTTCCTGTCAAAAAGTTCGCCAGGAGAGAATAGGTCATGTTGCCGTTAAATCCGCCCAATGCCCCGGTGAACCTGGAACCCAATGCATCCGTCAGCGTCTTGTCCACTTCCGCCACTTTCACCTCCAGCATCACCTGCTGGGGAGCCCCGACCTGGAGAAAATTAAGGACCTTCTTGCCGCTATAGGCTTCGGCCAGCGCAACGGCCCGGTCCACCTTGACCGCATCGGATGCGGTACCGGTCAACACCACCGTGTCGGCCGCCGAGGCCACGCGGATGTTCCGCTCACCGGGTAGCAGTTGCTGCAATTTTCCCTGCAACCCACCGGTGGCTTTCCCAACCGCCCCGCCCACCACGGTCACGTCCATCACGGTAGTCTGTCCGGATTTGTCCTTTAGCATCACGACCGTCGAACCGGGCGACCTGCCATTCAGCACAAGCTCCCTGAGACTGGTCACCCTGACCTGCACCACTTTCGGGTCGTCTACCGACACCTTATCCAGCCTGGTTTTTTCAGGCAGCCGGATCAGGTGGGATTGGCCCACGGCAAGTTCCAGATAGGGCGCGATCTCCGTCGCCTGAGGAACAGGATTGGGAGTCACCTTGGCCGGCGCAGTCCTGGGGACTTCCGCGGCCTGCAAAGGCGCGGCAATCAGCGCAATCCCCAGAGCCGCGGCAAGAAGCTTGCCACCATATCGCCACATGATCTTGTGCTCGTTCATCATCGTTTCCTCTCTGTCATTGCGCGTAATCATTGTCACCCCCGATGCATTAGCGATTGCTGCATGGGCCCAACCACGAAATGCTGAACAACATTCGCCCCATTCCACCCGGCTCCGCTGCCATGCCACTGCGACACCGGAATACTCGGCTGCCGGCATCACTTCTCTCCCGCCGGAATATCGAATTCCTCGACACTCTTGGTATCTCCCCGGATGACCTCGACCTTTGCCTTGGGCGGTCCCGATTTCACCCGCGGTTTGCGGGAGGTCGTCGCTGTCTTGACAGAGGGCTTGGTCTCGGCTGGCTTGGTCTCAACGGGCTTGACCTCGGACTCGGGGGCGCTCTTCAGCAGGTCCTTCTTGTAAACGCCCGCGGTTGATATTTGCGTGTTATCGAGCTGGTTCCTCAGCACCAGGGAAAGGCTGCCCACACTGCGAGCCAGGTCGATTTTTTCCGCCTGTTCCGGAGTGACCTCGAGAGTGACGGCATTCACGACTTTGGGTTTACCCTCGCCCTGACCTGTTTCCTGCGCCACTGCCAGAAGAAGAATGTGTTCGAGTACGATCTTGGATATGCTCTTGTTCTCGCCCATCGCACGGGCGGACTCGTCCGTGGTGTTGACCAGAATATCCACATAGTTGCCGGGCAGAGCGAACCCCGCCACGCCGACCACGTCATTGACGCGCACCGTGATGGCTCGTTTGCCTTCCTTGATGGCGAATGACAGCCCCGGCTGCGCACCGGCGGGAGCGAGCTTGGATTCCATGATCGGTTCGCCCTTGAGGATGCTCCCCCTGACGACACGACCCTCATTCGTTTTGGGATCCTTGAGCAGCGAGTCCCTGTCCTTGGCCAGGATCGTCCCCTGCGGGATGCTGCCCTCCGGCCAATTCTGCACCGACAGCATGTCGGGGGTCAGTCGTGCCCCCAGCTCGATGTCCGTCTTCGCGACCACCACCTGGCTGGTCGACACTTCCGCCTGCTGCGCAACCCAGCGCGATGCCAGGATCACAGCGGCCAACCCGATGATCACGGAGATCACAATCATCACTATGGCTCTAGGATTTTTCATCTGCCTTCCCCTTTAACGTAGGTGGTCGTCTCACTGAAAACTATGCCCGGCTAAACTCCATGTCTCTCGCCAACACTCATGTCCAACCGCTCTTCCATGCAGCCTTCCAGGCGAGATACCCCAAGGTTCCCGCAGCAATCGCCACGGCGTAAGGGAATTTG includes these proteins:
- a CDS encoding type II and III secretion system protein family protein produces the protein MITRNDREETMMNEHKIMWRYGGKLLAAALGIALIAAPLQAAEVPRTAPAKVTPNPVPQATEIAPYLELAVGQSHLIRLPEKTRLDKVSVDDPKVVQVRVTSLRELVLNGRSPGSTVVMLKDKSGQTTVMDVTVVGGAVGKATGGLQGKLQQLLPGERNIRVASAADTVVLTGTASDAVKVDRAVALAEAYSGKKVLNFLQVGAPQQVMLEVKVAEVDKTLTDALGSRFTGALGGFNGNMTYSLLANFLTGTTNATPNAASITLGNAQKSLTLDGAKQDGLVKILAEPNIMAMSGQEGSFLAGGSIYIPVPQVGVGGSTITLEQKDFGVALKFTPTVLEDGRINLKVAPEVSELGRNITVGTQLLPTITTRRSATTVQLNDGQSFAIGGLIKSNVTATVTAFPGLGELPVIGALFRSTSFVHDRSELVFVITPRLVKPLPPDYVLPTDNYIQPSRAEYLLEGKLEGSPKAESQSQAAPAAPAEQAPASGGFQMK
- the cpaB gene encoding Flp pilus assembly protein CpaB — protein: MKNPRAIVMIVISVIIGLAAVILASRWVAQQAEVSTSQVVVAKTDIELGARLTPDMLSVQNWPEGSIPQGTILAKDRDSLLKDPKTNEGRVVRGSILKGEPIMESKLAPAGAQPGLSFAIKEGKRAITVRVNDVVGVAGFALPGNYVDILVNTTDESARAMGENKSISKIVLEHILLLAVAQETGQGEGKPKVVNAVTLEVTPEQAEKIDLARSVGSLSLVLRNQLDNTQISTAGVYKKDLLKSAPESEVKPVETKPAETKPSVKTATTSRKPRVKSGPPKAKVEVIRGDTKSVEEFDIPAGEK
- a CDS encoding pilus assembly protein TadG-related protein, which gives rise to MKIGANLKKRQSGAVAVVVGIGLALFIGFLALVIDLGHLYLARTGQQNAADAAALSGAKELNGTEGGIDRAVVWAQKLTANGNDNSIQRNRFMGALGWEEVALPSGNIHFSAAPYSSVWKTVAEAKVQPAGLYFIKVDTETGAMGTWFAGIWNLLNVSTYGSAVAGRFMNNIAPLGLCALDPQHPEKWVQFETGGGKYETEYGYMRGVNYNFGVINGTLAGLGPGTELYLHPTASTQEGCEENEGSADFAAPFLCTGKSIISGTTGSTVWTNTGLAAGKSLGALNTRFDQYGSPLDSSLDRDTCPPDANIRQYTPGSGNGGSNNWMGPLPKQASAFLLDGWLSGPSGTNVTRVAPLPTSVLNTNLSGGGCAGNCDDNYGVLWSYNRTAVSGVPPASSVPETWSQLYPSGVSSVPATPGPTYTGDANLWAAGKSPYSYGLQSLDAKYYREPVQNGQEGRRLLNVVLVDCTTPAAGGICRPMTVLRVGKFFMQRTATNADGITGEFAGLLSDAELSPTIRLYR